One Spinacia oleracea cultivar Varoflay chromosome 4, BTI_SOV_V1, whole genome shotgun sequence DNA segment encodes these proteins:
- the LOC110783324 gene encoding protein HAPLESS 2 isoform X1: MGNFWHILEYGEIMQRIGGMTMLLIFLLMNIFPFHVTNNNNYYDRGGGRGFGFGYGEALQILSKSKLEKCEKSSADGSSNDNGNLNCTRKIVIDMAVPSNTSGGEASMVAEVAEVEENSTTNKMQTLRLPPVITVNKSAVYAMFDLTYIRDVPYRPQEFYVQTRKCEPDADARVVKICERLRDEQGHIIEPSQPVCCPCGDRRRVPSSCGNFFDKMVKGKANTAHCLRFPGDWFHIFGIGQRTIGFSVRIQVKTGTEVSEVVVGPENRTAVSSNSFLRVNLIGDFGGYTDIPSFEDFYLVIPREHGPGQPPDLGHNFSMYMLLERVRFTLDGLECNKIGVGYEAFNGQPDFCTSPYWSCLHNQLWNFHEADQNRIARHQPPLYGVVGRFERINEHPGAGTNSFSFGISEAINTNLVIELAADDIEYVFQRSPGKILGVTVPTFEALAQYGTAAIKTKNIGEVEASYSLTFQCSKGVTMMEEQFFIMKPEEVATRSFKLYPTTDQASKYACSAILKDSEFNEADRAECQFTTTAAVLDNGTQGIPFQPPKSQTASFFETIKDIWNKLWGGLSDFITGKNCRSKCTGLFDFHCHIQYVCMSWVIMFGLFLSIFPTVLVLLWLLHQKGLFDPLYDWWEDHFWEGTPRRKINQRNRVQLDHHRIHHMRHQPHHYRAHQHHNMHEMKHRHRKNNSEQEHDHAPHRSNDYNQYLHHVHKDKHKHGKHRSSIDVKQQLHLDNQGDVIRHHRHRKQRRTIERTSGFQEDERSFRVTFESTGE, encoded by the exons ATGGGAAATTTTTGGCACATTTTGGAGTATGGTGAAATAATGCAAAGAATTGGTGGAATGACAATGTTGTTAAtctttcttttgatgaacatctTTCCTTTTCATgtaaccaataataataattattatgatCGTGGGGGTGGAAGGGGATTTGGGTTTGGATATGGTGAAGCACTTCAAATACTTTCGAAATCGAAACTCGAAAAATGTGAGAAATCTTCTGCAGATGGTTCAAGTAATGATAATGGAAACCTCAATTGTACTCGCAAGATTGTCATTGACATGGCTGTTCCCAGCAACACA AGTGGAGGAGAAGCATCAATGGTGGCAGAAGTTGCAGAGGTGGAGGAAAACTCAACTACAAACAAGATGCAGACTTTGCGATTACCCCCTGTGATTACTGTCAACAAATCTGCTGTTTACGCCATGTTTGATCTCACTTATATACGA GATGTTCCCTATAGACCCCAGGAATTTTATGTCCAGACACGAAAGTGTGAGCCGGATGCTGATGCACGCGTTGTGAAGATATGTGAGAG GTTGAGGGATGAACAAGGGCACATTATCGAACCCTCACAG CCAGTCTGCTGTCCTTGTGGTGATAGACGAAGAGTACCTTCTTCCTGTGGAAACTTCT TTGACAAGATGGTAAAAGGGAAAGCAAATACTGCACATTGTCTACGGTTTCCTGGTGATTG GTTCCATATATTCGGCATTGGACAAAGAACTATAGGATTTAGTGTTCGAATTCAAGTAAAGACTGGAACTGAAGTATCA GAAGTGGTTGTTGGTCCTGAAAACCGAACTGCTGTATCAAGCAACAGCTTTCTCAGAGTGAATCTTATTGGGGACTTTGGTGGTTATACTGATATTCCATCTTTCGAGGATTTCTACCTAGTGATCCCTAGGGAG CATGGACCAGGCCAGCCTCCGGATCTAGGACATAATTTTTCAATGTACATGCTACTTGAGAGAGTGAGATTCACATTGGACGGCCTTGAATGCAACAAGATTGGAGTCGGTTATGAGGCTTTCAATGGTCAACCGGATTTCTGCACCTCCCCGTACTGGAGTTGTTTGCACAACCAGCTGTGGAATTTTCATGAA GCTGATCAGAATCGAATTGCAAGGCATCAACCACCGTTGTATGGCGTGGTAGGAAGATTTGAAAGGATAAACGAGCACCCA GGTGCAGGGACCAATTCATTTTCCTTTGGGATTTCGGAAGCTATTAACACTAATCTTGTGATAGAATTAGCAGCTGATGACATTGAATATGTTTTTCAGAG GAGTCCTGGAAAGATTTTAGGTGTTACTGTGCCTACATTTGAAGCGTTAGCGCAGTATGGGACTGCAGCGATCAAAACAAAGAACATCGGTGAAGTGGAAGCATCATACAGCTTGACG TTCCAATGCTCGAAAGGTGTGACAATGATGGAG GAACAGTTTTTTATCATGAAGCCTGAAGAGGTTGCGACTCGATCTTTCAAACTCTATCCAACTACAGATCAAGCCTCAAAATACGCATGTTCTG CAATATTAAAAGATTCTGAATTCAATGAAGCTGATAGAGCTGAGTGCCAGTTCACCACCACAGCCGCAGTGCTCGACAATGGAACACAG GGAATCCCCTTTCAACCACCAAAGTCACAGACAGCAAGTTTCTTTGAAACAATCAAAGACATATGGAACAAGTTATGGGGTGGTTTGTCAGACTTCATTACAGGAAAGAATTGCAG AAGCAAGTGTACCGGGCTCTTTGATTTCCACTGTCACATTCAATATGTATGCATGAGTTGGGTCATCATGTTTGGACTATTTTTGTCCATCTTTCCTACAG TCCTCGTGCTTCTATGGCTTTTACATCAAAAAGGACTCTTCGATCCTCTCTACGACTGGTGGGAAGATCATTTCTGGGAAGGTACACCAAGGCGGAAAATTAACCAGAGGAACAGAGTTCAGCTTGATCATCACCGGATTCATCACATGAGACATCAACCTCACCATTACCGAGCACACCAGCATCATAACATGCATGAAATGAAGCATAGGCACAGGAAGAATAATAGTGAACAAGAACATGATCATGCACCACATCGATCAAATGATTATAATCAGTATTTGCATCATGTCCATAAAGACAAGCATAAACATGGCAAGCATCGAAGTAGCATCGATGTAAAGCAGCAGCTGCATTTGGATAATCAGGGTGATGTAATTCGCCATCACAGGCataggaaacagaggagaactattgaaagaacatctggtttTCAGGAGGATGAACGATCATTCAGAGTAACATTTGAGTCAACAGGAGAATAG
- the LOC110783324 gene encoding protein HAPLESS 2 isoform X2, producing the protein MGNFWHILEYGEIMQRIGGMTMLLIFLLMNIFPFHVTNNNNYYDRGGGRGFGFGYGEALQILSKSKLEKCEKSSADGSSNDNGNLNCTRKIVIDMAVPSNTSGGEASMVAEVAEVEENSTTNKMQTLRLPPVITVNKSAVYAMFDLTYIRDVPYRPQEFYVQTRKCEPDADARVVKICERLRDEQGHIIEPSQPVCCPCGDRRRVPSSCGNFFDKMVKGKANTAHCLRFPGDWFHIFGIGQRTIGFSVRIQVKTGTEVSEVVVGPENRTAVSSNSFLRVNLIGDFGGYTDIPSFEDFYLVIPREHGPGQPPDLGHNFSMYMLLERVRFTLDGLECNKIGVGYEAFNGQPDFCTSPYWSCLHNQLWNFHEADQNRIARHQPPLYGVVGRFERINEHPGAGTNSFSFGISEAINTNLVIELAADDIEYVFQRSPGKILGVTVPTFEALAQYGTAAIKTKNIGEVEASYSLTFQCSKGVTMMEFFIMKPEEVATRSFKLYPTTDQASKYACSAILKDSEFNEADRAECQFTTTAAVLDNGTQGIPFQPPKSQTASFFETIKDIWNKLWGGLSDFITGKNCRSKCTGLFDFHCHIQYVCMSWVIMFGLFLSIFPTVLVLLWLLHQKGLFDPLYDWWEDHFWEGTPRRKINQRNRVQLDHHRIHHMRHQPHHYRAHQHHNMHEMKHRHRKNNSEQEHDHAPHRSNDYNQYLHHVHKDKHKHGKHRSSIDVKQQLHLDNQGDVIRHHRHRKQRRTIERTSGFQEDERSFRVTFESTGE; encoded by the exons ATGGGAAATTTTTGGCACATTTTGGAGTATGGTGAAATAATGCAAAGAATTGGTGGAATGACAATGTTGTTAAtctttcttttgatgaacatctTTCCTTTTCATgtaaccaataataataattattatgatCGTGGGGGTGGAAGGGGATTTGGGTTTGGATATGGTGAAGCACTTCAAATACTTTCGAAATCGAAACTCGAAAAATGTGAGAAATCTTCTGCAGATGGTTCAAGTAATGATAATGGAAACCTCAATTGTACTCGCAAGATTGTCATTGACATGGCTGTTCCCAGCAACACA AGTGGAGGAGAAGCATCAATGGTGGCAGAAGTTGCAGAGGTGGAGGAAAACTCAACTACAAACAAGATGCAGACTTTGCGATTACCCCCTGTGATTACTGTCAACAAATCTGCTGTTTACGCCATGTTTGATCTCACTTATATACGA GATGTTCCCTATAGACCCCAGGAATTTTATGTCCAGACACGAAAGTGTGAGCCGGATGCTGATGCACGCGTTGTGAAGATATGTGAGAG GTTGAGGGATGAACAAGGGCACATTATCGAACCCTCACAG CCAGTCTGCTGTCCTTGTGGTGATAGACGAAGAGTACCTTCTTCCTGTGGAAACTTCT TTGACAAGATGGTAAAAGGGAAAGCAAATACTGCACATTGTCTACGGTTTCCTGGTGATTG GTTCCATATATTCGGCATTGGACAAAGAACTATAGGATTTAGTGTTCGAATTCAAGTAAAGACTGGAACTGAAGTATCA GAAGTGGTTGTTGGTCCTGAAAACCGAACTGCTGTATCAAGCAACAGCTTTCTCAGAGTGAATCTTATTGGGGACTTTGGTGGTTATACTGATATTCCATCTTTCGAGGATTTCTACCTAGTGATCCCTAGGGAG CATGGACCAGGCCAGCCTCCGGATCTAGGACATAATTTTTCAATGTACATGCTACTTGAGAGAGTGAGATTCACATTGGACGGCCTTGAATGCAACAAGATTGGAGTCGGTTATGAGGCTTTCAATGGTCAACCGGATTTCTGCACCTCCCCGTACTGGAGTTGTTTGCACAACCAGCTGTGGAATTTTCATGAA GCTGATCAGAATCGAATTGCAAGGCATCAACCACCGTTGTATGGCGTGGTAGGAAGATTTGAAAGGATAAACGAGCACCCA GGTGCAGGGACCAATTCATTTTCCTTTGGGATTTCGGAAGCTATTAACACTAATCTTGTGATAGAATTAGCAGCTGATGACATTGAATATGTTTTTCAGAG GAGTCCTGGAAAGATTTTAGGTGTTACTGTGCCTACATTTGAAGCGTTAGCGCAGTATGGGACTGCAGCGATCAAAACAAAGAACATCGGTGAAGTGGAAGCATCATACAGCTTGACG TTCCAATGCTCGAAAGGTGTGACAATGATGGAG TTTTTTATCATGAAGCCTGAAGAGGTTGCGACTCGATCTTTCAAACTCTATCCAACTACAGATCAAGCCTCAAAATACGCATGTTCTG CAATATTAAAAGATTCTGAATTCAATGAAGCTGATAGAGCTGAGTGCCAGTTCACCACCACAGCCGCAGTGCTCGACAATGGAACACAG GGAATCCCCTTTCAACCACCAAAGTCACAGACAGCAAGTTTCTTTGAAACAATCAAAGACATATGGAACAAGTTATGGGGTGGTTTGTCAGACTTCATTACAGGAAAGAATTGCAG AAGCAAGTGTACCGGGCTCTTTGATTTCCACTGTCACATTCAATATGTATGCATGAGTTGGGTCATCATGTTTGGACTATTTTTGTCCATCTTTCCTACAG TCCTCGTGCTTCTATGGCTTTTACATCAAAAAGGACTCTTCGATCCTCTCTACGACTGGTGGGAAGATCATTTCTGGGAAGGTACACCAAGGCGGAAAATTAACCAGAGGAACAGAGTTCAGCTTGATCATCACCGGATTCATCACATGAGACATCAACCTCACCATTACCGAGCACACCAGCATCATAACATGCATGAAATGAAGCATAGGCACAGGAAGAATAATAGTGAACAAGAACATGATCATGCACCACATCGATCAAATGATTATAATCAGTATTTGCATCATGTCCATAAAGACAAGCATAAACATGGCAAGCATCGAAGTAGCATCGATGTAAAGCAGCAGCTGCATTTGGATAATCAGGGTGATGTAATTCGCCATCACAGGCataggaaacagaggagaactattgaaagaacatctggtttTCAGGAGGATGAACGATCATTCAGAGTAACATTTGAGTCAACAGGAGAATAG
- the LOC110783322 gene encoding protein CLT1, chloroplastic codes for MSAISRRISAGAGITLPEIRRLNIKSLPPVTVRFSRNSPTSFVNQCQRFNKINRWIEVRSDGGEEEWKGKRRTTSYKCSSVGVGEVDEKVERDRTVEVMVAAGATVVLGVGNRVLYKLALVPLKHYPFFLAQLATFGYVIVYFSILYLRHRAGFVTNEMLSLPQAPFLAVGLFEALAAASGMAAATMLSGASIPILSQTFLVWQLLLSVIFLGRRYNVNQIVGCLLVSMGVIITVTSGSGAGPSLNNTGLFWSMLMIFSFFLQAADTILKEVIFLDAAERLKGGSVDLFVVNSFGSAYQALFICLLLPFLSKLWGVPFIQLPSYLRDGAACFLNINTLSTGCNGAPLLPVLFIIVNMCYNISLLHLLKISSAVVSCLASTVSVPLSVFVFTLPLPYLGAGTALPPGFVAGAVVLVLGLFFYSWRPAMVPASATTTS; via the exons ATGTCGGCGATTTCCCGGCGAATTTCCGCCGGCGCCGGAATTACATTACCGGAAATACGGCGTCTGAACATAAAATCCCTACCACCAGTAACCGTCCGATTCTCAAGAAATTCGCCGACTTCTTTTGTCAACCAGTGTCAGAGGTTTAACAAAATCAACCGTTGGATTGAGGTTAGATCGGACGGTGGAGAGGAGGAGTGGAAGGGGAAGAGGAGAACGACGTCGTATAAGTGTAGTAGTGTTGGGGTTGGAGAAGTTGATGAAAAGGTGGAGAGAGATCGGACGGTGGAGGTGATGGTTGCAGCAGGTGCTACTGTAGTACTGGGTGTAGGGAATCGAGTTTTGTATAAGTTGGCTTTGGTTCCTTTGAAACATTACCCCTTTTTTCTCGCTCAACTCGCCACTTTTGG ATACGTAATCGTATATTTCTCAATCTTGTATCTTCGGCATCGTGCGGGCTTTGTCACAAATGAGATGCTATCGTTGCCTCAAGCCCCTTTTCTCGCTGTTGGGCTTTTCGAGGCTCTAGCAGCCGCATCTGGAATGGCAGCGGCAA CAATGCTTTCTGGTGCATCAATTCCAATTTTGTCTCAG ACATTTCTTGTATGGCAACTTCTCCTGTCTGTTATTTTTCTTGGAAGGAGATATAATGTCAATCAGATAGTGGGTTGCTTATTGGTCTCTATGGGCGTTATAATAACTGTAACTAG TGGGTCTGGTGCGGGTCCCTCCTTGAATAACACCGGTCTATTCTGGAGTATGTTGATGATTTTTTCGTTCTTTTTACAAGCAGCAGATACAATTTTGAAG GAAGTAATTTTCTTGGATGCTGCTGAGCGATTAAAG GGAGGTTCAGTTGATCTATTTGTTGTAAATTCGTTTGGGTCTGCCTATCAA GCACTCTTTATATGCCTTCTTCTGCCTTTCCTGTCAAAGTTGTGGGGCGTACCATTTATCCAACTCCCATCTTACCTTAGAGACGGAGCAGCATGCTTTCTCAATATCAATACTCTCTCGACTG GATGCAACGGTGCTCCCTTATTGCCTGTTCTCTTTATTATCGTGAACATGTGTTACAATATATCGTTGTTGCATCTTCTTAAGATTTCCTCAGCGGTGGTATCTTGCCTTGCGTCTACAGTTTCAG TGCCCTTATCCGTGTTTGTATTCACCTTGCCGCTGCCATATCTTGGTGCCGGTACTGCTCTTCCACCGGGCTTTGTAGCAGGTGCTGTCGTACTTGTTTTGGGCTTGTTTTTCTACTCATGGAGGCCCGCGATGGTGCCCGCCAGTGCAACCACCACTTCGTGA
- the LOC110783323 gene encoding pentatricopeptide repeat-containing protein At1g62350 — MFVHTRSAQFLRRAISISNSNSTSISLIFSKTLNPNFNNAVFQCLIRKISTTSSLSSSAAAEGVWRDPNRISIWRRKKEIGKEGLIVAKELKRLQSNPLRLQRCIQSNVSRLLKSDLVSVLAEFQRQDQVFLSMKLYDVVRKEIWYRPDMFFYRDMLMMLARNQKVEETNRVWGDLKREEVLFDQHTFGDIMRAFLDNELPNKAMEIYAEMRQSPDPPLSLPFRVILKGLIPYPELREKIKDDFLELFPGCSVYDPPEDLFDDQDWETESDTD; from the exons atGTTCGTTCACACTCGTTCTGCACAATTCCTTCGCCGAGCTAtctcaatttcaaattcaaactcaacatcaatttctcttattttttctaaaaccCTAAACCCCAATTTCAACAACGCCGTATTTCAATGTTTGATTCGGAAAATCAGCACAACTTCATCGTTGTCATCATCGGCGGCGGCGGAAGGAGTGTGGCGGGACcctaatagaatatcaatatggaggagaaagaaagaaattggGAAAGAAGGTTTAATTGTTGCGAAAGAGTTGAAGCGTCTTCAATCAAACCCTCTTCGTCTTCAACGATGTATTCAATCAAATGTTTCTCGTCTCCTTAAATCTGACCTTGTTTCTGTTCTTGCTGAGTTTCAACGCCAAGACCAAGTATTTCTCTCTATGAAA TTGTATGATGTGGTGCGTAAAGAGATATGGTACCGTCCAGACATGTTCTTCTACAGGGACATGCTCATGATGCTTGCAAGGAACCAAAAGGTCGAGGAAACAAACCGGGTGTGGGGAGACTTGAAGAGGGAAGAAGTACTATTTGATCAGCACACTTTCGGTGACATTATGAGGGCCTTTTTGGACAATGAACTGCCAAATAAGGCGATGGAAATATATGCTGAAATGAGGCAGTCCCCTGATCCCCCTCTTTCACTTCCTTTTCGAGTCATTCTGAAAGGGCTTATTCCATATCCAGAATTGAGGGAGAAGATCAAAGATGACTTTTTGGAGCTATTTCCCGGATGTTCTGTCTATGATCCTCCTGAAGACCTCTTTGATGACCAAGACTGGGAAACGGAGAGCGATACGGATTAA